From Acidimicrobiales bacterium, one genomic window encodes:
- a CDS encoding S9 family peptidase translates to MPADRPRFAPAEAPMADRRPARRARHGHDEPDDLGWLRDHDDPALLPLLEAEDAHADAVLAPLDPLVDAVEGEIRARTQEDDLSVPHRKDGWWYRTRTAEGASYPIHERAPVGRDDAPPAADAGGWAVILDENVLAEGRPYLSVGVAEVSPDGSLLAYAVDHDGSEEHVLRVRDLRTGEDLAEAIPGVSYGFAWAADGATFLYTTLDRARRPWRVHTHHLGSEPTGAEDTLVLEEPDDRFWVGLGASRSGDLIVIDVASAVTSELHLVDAHTPESGARLAIPRRQGIEVQAAHHGDWLYLVSNDEALDFALWRAPLAAPNRARWQPVIPHAPGTRLLGVEAFAGHLVVHLRTDGRPALRVVDLAALGDGDDPPAPEVVAAACRDLAFPDGGHTLGGAANEEWGTTRYRFTYQSLTTPATVLEEDVATGERVELKRMPVLGDFDPDHYRATRVWATAPDGTRVPVSLARHRDVPQDGTAPLVLYGYGAYEISMDPWFSIARLSLLDRGVVFAVAHVRGGGEMGRGWYEDGKLLAKPHSFSDLVAAADHLAAESWCAPDRIATRGGSAGGLLVGAALNRAPERFRAVVAEVPFVDALNTILDPDAPLTATEWEEWGNPITDPDVFACMRSYSPTENVGAGPHPAVLATGGLHDPRVGVHEPAIWVQRLRERTEPSPDRPVVFRVELGAGHGGPSGRYDAWRREAEILAFLLTALDVGAGDGPQRSSEA, encoded by the coding sequence ATGCCCGCCGACCGTCCCCGCTTCGCCCCCGCCGAGGCCCCGATGGCCGACCGGCGCCCGGCCCGGCGGGCCCGCCACGGCCACGACGAGCCCGACGACCTGGGCTGGCTGCGCGACCACGACGACCCCGCCCTCCTGCCCCTGCTGGAGGCCGAGGACGCCCACGCCGACGCGGTGCTGGCCCCCCTCGACCCCCTGGTCGACGCGGTGGAGGGCGAGATCCGGGCCCGGACCCAGGAGGACGACCTGAGCGTCCCCCACCGCAAGGACGGCTGGTGGTACCGGACCCGCACCGCCGAGGGCGCGTCCTACCCCATCCACGAGCGGGCCCCGGTCGGCCGCGACGACGCCCCACCGGCGGCCGACGCCGGGGGCTGGGCCGTGATCCTGGACGAGAACGTCCTGGCCGAGGGCCGCCCGTACCTGTCGGTGGGGGTGGCCGAGGTCAGCCCCGACGGCTCGCTGCTGGCCTACGCCGTCGACCACGACGGCTCGGAGGAGCACGTGCTGCGGGTCCGGGACCTGCGCACCGGCGAGGACCTGGCCGAGGCCATCCCCGGCGTCTCCTACGGGTTCGCCTGGGCCGCCGACGGGGCCACGTTCCTCTACACCACCCTGGACCGGGCCCGGCGCCCCTGGCGGGTCCACACCCACCACCTGGGCTCCGAGCCCACCGGCGCCGAGGACACCCTCGTCCTGGAGGAGCCCGACGACCGGTTCTGGGTCGGCCTGGGGGCCAGCCGCAGCGGCGACCTGATCGTGATCGACGTGGCCTCGGCCGTCACCTCCGAGCTGCACCTGGTCGACGCCCACACCCCCGAGTCCGGGGCCCGGCTGGCCATCCCCCGCCGCCAGGGCATCGAGGTCCAGGCCGCCCACCACGGCGACTGGCTCTACCTGGTCAGCAACGACGAGGCCCTGGACTTCGCCCTGTGGCGGGCCCCGCTGGCCGCCCCCAACCGGGCCCGCTGGCAGCCGGTGATCCCGCACGCGCCCGGCACCCGCCTCCTGGGGGTCGAGGCCTTCGCCGGCCACCTGGTGGTGCACCTGCGCACCGACGGCCGCCCGGCCCTGCGGGTCGTCGACCTGGCCGCCCTGGGCGACGGCGACGACCCGCCGGCCCCGGAGGTGGTGGCCGCCGCCTGCCGCGACCTGGCCTTCCCCGACGGCGGCCACACCCTGGGGGGCGCGGCCAACGAGGAGTGGGGCACCACCCGCTACCGCTTCACGTACCAGTCGCTCACCACCCCGGCCACCGTGCTCGAGGAGGACGTGGCCACCGGCGAGCGGGTCGAGCTGAAGCGCATGCCGGTGCTGGGCGACTTCGACCCCGACCACTACCGGGCCACCCGGGTGTGGGCCACGGCACCCGACGGCACCCGGGTCCCGGTGTCGCTGGCCCGCCACCGGGACGTGCCCCAGGACGGCACCGCCCCCCTCGTCCTGTACGGCTACGGCGCCTACGAGATCAGCATGGACCCGTGGTTCTCCATCGCCCGGCTGTCGCTCCTGGACCGGGGGGTGGTCTTCGCCGTGGCCCACGTCCGGGGAGGCGGGGAGATGGGCCGGGGCTGGTACGAGGACGGCAAGCTCCTGGCCAAGCCCCACTCGTTCTCGGACCTGGTGGCCGCGGCCGACCACCTGGCCGCCGAGAGCTGGTGCGCCCCCGACCGCATCGCCACCCGGGGCGGCTCGGCCGGCGGCCTGCTGGTGGGGGCGGCCCTGAACCGGGCCCCCGAGCGGTTCCGGGCCGTGGTGGCCGAGGTGCCCTTCGTCGACGCCCTCAACACCATCCTCGACCCCGACGCCCCCCTGACGGCCACCGAGTGGGAGGAGTGGGGCAACCCCATCACCGACCCGGACGTGTTCGCCTGCATGCGCTCCTACAGCCCCACCGAGAACGTGGGGGCGGGTCCCCACCCGGCGGTGCTGGCCACCGGCGGCCTCCACGACCCCCGGGTCGGCGTGCACGAGCCGGCCATCTGGGTGCAACGCCTGCGGGAGCGGACCGAGCCCTCCCCCGATCGCCCGGTGGTGTTCCGGGTCGAGCTGGGGGCCGGCCACGGCGGGCCGTCGGGCCGCTACGACGCCTGGCGCCGCGAGGCCGAGATCCTGGCCTTCCTGCTCACCGCCCTGGACGTGGGCGCCGGCGACGGGCCTCAGCGCTCCAGCGAGGCGTAG
- a CDS encoding flavin reductase family protein has protein sequence MPDPTVDPARFRQVLGHFPTGITVIASEHDGQRVGLAVGSFFSVSLDPPLVGFCVGSQSSSWPRIRAAGRFCVNVLGAHQEDVCRVFAGKGEDKFAGIGYDAAPWSGAPRLHDAVAWIDCELAEVLPGGDHDIVLGRVHDLAVADEGHPLVFYRGGYASLER, from the coding sequence ATGCCCGACCCCACCGTCGACCCGGCCCGCTTCCGCCAGGTGCTGGGCCACTTCCCGACCGGCATCACCGTCATCGCCAGCGAGCACGACGGCCAGCGGGTGGGCCTGGCCGTGGGGTCGTTCTTCTCGGTGTCGCTCGACCCGCCCCTGGTCGGCTTCTGCGTCGGGTCGCAGTCGTCGAGCTGGCCCCGGATCCGGGCCGCCGGCCGGTTCTGCGTCAACGTGCTGGGCGCCCACCAGGAGGACGTGTGCCGGGTGTTCGCCGGCAAGGGCGAGGACAAGTTCGCCGGCATCGGCTACGACGCCGCCCCGTGGTCGGGCGCTCCCCGCCTCCACGACGCGGTGGCGTGGATCGATTGCGAGCTGGCCGAGGTGCTGCCCGGCGGCGACCACGACATCGTGCTGGGGCGGGTCCACGACCTGGCCGTGGCCGACGAGGGCCACCCCCTGGTGTTCTACCGGGGGGGCTACGCCTCGCTGGAGCGCTGA